In the Sus scrofa isolate TJ Tabasco breed Duroc chromosome 7, Sscrofa11.1, whole genome shotgun sequence genome, one interval contains:
- the CUL7 gene encoding cullin-7 isoform X1 translates to MAGELHYREFRVPLGPGLHAYPDELIRQRVGRDGHPEYQIRWLILQRGDDGEGGSNQVDCKAEHILLWMSNDEIYANCHKMLDKDGRVIGPSQETAGEAGALDKSVLGEMETDVKSLIQRALRQLEECVGAIPPAPLIHTVHVLSAYASIEPLTGVFKDPRVLDLLMHMLSSPDYQIRWSAGRMIQALASHDAGTRTQILLSLSQQEAIEKHLDFDSRCALLALFAQATLSEHPMSFEGIQLPQVPGRLLFSLVKHYLHVTSLLDQLNDSAVEPGAQNSASEELSRERGRLELEFSMAMGTLISELVQAMRWDWASHRQRPSAQSSCSIFQPQLAGAGPGLPQAQATPSLRRSRRFRPRSGFTSGDTYALYVRDTLEPGMRVRMLDDYEEISAGDEGEFRQSNNGVPPVQVLWESTGRTYWVHWHMLQILGFEEDLEDVVEADEYQGAVGIGAGGVALPSWRWKPMTELYAVPYALPEDEDTTDSEHLSQAEWWELLFFIKKLDGPDHREVLQILQENLDEEILDDEILAELAVPTELAQELLLALPQRLDDSALRDLLSCRVYRKYGPETLAGQSVYPSVLEAQAQPQKSAVAARVEAKEASTQCHHTSLQSLVEGYGPAGKIFLDLERALRSEGPREGEVKPLLLQLQRHPQPFLALMRSLDTPAAANRALHLTVLRILMQLVDFPEALLLPWHEAMDTCMACLRSPDTDREVLQELILFLHRLASVSRDYAVVLNQLGARDAISKALEKHLGKLELAQELRDMVFKCEKHAHLYRKLTTNILGGCIQMVLGQIEDHRRTHRPINIPFFDVFLRYLCQGSSVEVKEDKCWEKVEVSSNPHRAGKLTDRNPKTYWESNGSTGSHHITLHMRQGVLVRQLALLVAGEDSSYMPARVVVFGGDSTTSLNTELNSVNVMPSARRVVLLENLNRFWPIIQIRIKRCQQGGIDTRIRGLEVLGPKPTFWPVFWELLCHHTRLFYMVRAQTWSQDIAEDRRSLLHLSSRLNGALRHEQNFANRFLPDNEAAQALGKSCWEALVSPLVQNVTSPDEDGISPMGWLLDQYLESRDAAYNPQSRAAAFSSRVRRLTNLLVHVEPCEASPKGRNRSHDWSSLATQGLPSSIMRNLTRCWQAFVEEKVNSFLTSRWQDDDFVPRYCDHFHNLQKSSSELFGPRAAFLLALQNGCAGALLRLPFLKAAHVSEQFARHIDQCIRGSRNGGPQGMLAQLQQCLESVLIFSGLEIATTFEHYYQHYMVDRVFAVGFSSWLEEVALDQIGPCFPNRLPQQIFRSLSTSEERQRQFHVYQLQRLDQQLLKLEGTERKIQVGCEASGRGHTRGNGEEAELEVGVVAEAVAAIAEEAEKEEDDNEDEDDNEDLYYEGAMPEMSVLVLNGSPTGSICHPLNPRTCLPAYLRDTLNRYSNFYIKSHSYPALERGPHRRLQWTWLGRAVLQFGDQTLQVTTVQMWLLLHLNELQVAQPSRLPALSPGPPLSSLPPPCSTPWGSPHASLLFFFFSGPHLQHMKVLRLGVESELQLLAYTTATAAPSWICNLHHSSWQCRIPDPLSKARDQTHILMDTSWICFRCTTMGTFPPLSKAVSVERLLALSGLSPDVLNWAIRPLASSRGPLELHEPKDAPGGVLRIRDDSDEPTPRKGNVWLIPVPTYVKAEDEEVRNLEKRRNLLNCLIVRILKAHGDEGLHIDQLVCLVLKAWHKGPCPPRGLVSSLGSGSTCRSTDVLSCILHLLGKGTVRRQDDRPQMLSYAVPVTVMEPHTESLNPGASGPNPPLTFHTLQIRSRGVPYASCTGTQSFSTFR, encoded by the exons ATGGCGGGGGAACTCCACTACAGGGAATTCAGGGTGCCCTTAGGGCCAGGCTTGCATGCCTATCCGGATGAGCTGATCCGCCAGCGAGTGGGCCGTGATGGGCATCCTGAGTACCAGATCCGCTGGCTCATCCTCCAGCGCGGGGATGATGGGGAAGGGGGCTCCAACCAAGTGGACTGCAAGGCAGAGCACATCCTGCTGTGGATGTCCAATGACGAGATCTATGCCAACTGCCACAAGATGCTGGACAAGGACGGCCGGGTCATCGGGCCTTCACAGGAGACAGCCGGGGAGGCTGGAGCCCTGGACAAATCAGTGCTGGGGGAGATGGAAACCGATGTGAAGTCGCTGATTCAGAGGGCCCTAAGGCAGCTGGAGGAATGTGTAGGCGCCATCCCTCCTGCTCCTCTGATTCACACTGTCCATGTGCTCAGTGCCTATGCCAGCATTGAGCCCCTCACGGGGGTCTTCAAAGATCCAAGGGTCCTGGACTTGCTCATGCACATGCTCAGTAGTCCTGATTATCAAATTCGCTGGAGCGCAGGCCGAATGATACAAGCCCTGGCTTCCCATGATGCTG GGACCCGGACCCAGATCCTCCTGTCACTGAGCCAGCAAGAGGCCATTGAGAAACACCTGGATTTTGATAGCCGCTGTGCTCTGCTCGCTCTGTTTGCACAGGCCACGCTCTCTGAACACCCCATGTCTTTCGAGGGCATTCAGCTGCCACAG GTCCCAGGAAGGCTGCTCTTCTCCCTGGTGAAGCACTATTTGCACGTCACCTCTCTCCTGGATCAGTTGAATGACAGTGCCGTGGAACCAGGAGCCCAGAACTCTGCTTCCGAGGAGTTGAGCAGGGAGAGGGGTCGGCTGGAGCTGGAATTCAGCATGGCCATGGGCACCCTCATCTCCGAGCTGGTACAGGCCATGCGCTGGGACTGGGCCTCCCACAGACAGAGGCCCTCAGCCCAGTCCTCCTGTTCCATCTTCCAGCCCCAGCTGGCAGGCGCAGGCCCAGGGCTCCCACAGGCCCAGGCCACGCCCTCCCTCAGGAGGTCAAGGCGGTTTCGCCCTCGCTCTGGGTTCACAAGTGGTGATACCTATGCCTTATATGTGCGGGACACGCTGGAGCCAGGGATGCGCGTGCGGATGCTGGATGACTACGAGGAGATCAGCGCCGGGGACGAGGGCGAGTTCCGGCAGAGCAACAACGGTGTACCCCCAGTGCAG GTGTTGTGGGAGTCGACAGGCCGTACCTACTGGGTCCACTGGCACATGCTGCAGATCCTGGGCTTTGAGGAAGACCTTGAGGACGTGGTTGAGGCTGATGAGTACCAGGGGGCAGTGGGCATTGGAGCCGGGGGTGTAG ccctgccctcctggaggtgGAAGCCCATGACCGAGCTCTATGCTGTGCCCTACGCGCTGCCTGAGGATGAGGACACCACGGATAGTGAACACCTGAGCCAGGCAGAGTGGTGGGAGCTCCTCTTCTTCATCAAGAAGCTGGATGGACCTGACCATCGGGAGGTTCTCCAGATCCTGCAGGAGAACCTGGATGAGGAG ATTCTGGATGATGAGATCCTGGCTGAGCTGGCCGTGCCCACGGAGttggcccaggaactgctgcTGGCTCTGCCACAGCGACTCGATGACAGCGCTCTCAGAGACCTGCTCAGCTGCCGTGTCTACAGGAAGTACGGGCCCGAGACCCTGGCTGGGCAGTCGGTCTACCCATCCGTGCTGGAAGCCCAGGCCCAGCCTCAGAAATCGGCAGTTGCAGCCAGAGTGGAAG CAAAAGAAGCCTCAACTCAGTGCCATCACACTTCCCTGCAGAGTCTGGTGGAGGGTTATGGTCCTGCTGGGAAGATCTTCCTGGATCTGGAGCGAGCCCTCCGCTCAGAGGGACCCCGAGAGGGTGAGGTCAAGCCActcctgctgcagctgcagcggcATCCCCAGCCCTTCCTCGCGCTGATGCGGAGCCTCGACACTCCAGCCGCAGCCAACAGGGCCCTGCACCTCACTGTCCTGAG AATCCTGATGCAGCTGGTGGACTTTCCTGAGGCACTGCTGCTCCCCTGGCATGAGGCCATGGACACCTGCATGGCCTGCCTGCGGTCCCCAGACACTGACCGAGAG gtgctCCAGGAGCTGATCCTCTTCCTGCACCGCCTGGCCTCGGTGAGCAGGGACTACGCCGTGGTGCTGAATCAGCTGGGAGCCCGCGATGCCATCTCCAAGGCCCTGGAAAAGCACCTGGGAAAGCTGGAGCTGGCTCAGGAGCTGCGGGACATGGTGTTCAAGTGTGAGAAGCACGCGCACCTCTACCGGAAACTCACCACCAACATCCTGGGAGGCTGTATCCAG ATGGTGCTGGGCCAGATCGAAGACCACAGACGCACCCACCGCCCCATCAACATCCCCTTCTTTGACGTGTTCCTCAGATATCTGTGCCAGG GCTCCAGTGTGGAGGTGAAGGAGGACAAGTGCTGGGAGAAGGTGGAGGTGTCCTCCAACCCTCACCGGGCCGGCAAACTGACCGACCGCAACCCCAAGACCTACTGGGAGTCCAACGGCAGCACCGGCTCCCACCACATCACCTTGCACATGCGCCAGGGCGTCCTCGTCAG GCAGCTGGCTCTGCTGGTGGCTGGCGAAGACTCGAGTTACATGCCCGCCAGGGTGGTGGTTTTTGGGGGCGACAGCACCACCTCTCTTAACACAGAACTCAACTCG GTCAATGTAATGCCCTCCGCCAGACGGGTGGTCCTCCTGGAGAACCTGAACCGCTTCTGGCCCATCATCCAGATCCGCATAAAGCGCTGCCAGCAG GGTGGCATCGACACACGCATTCGGGGGTTGGAAGTCCTGGGCCCCAAGCCCACATTCTGGCCTGTGTTCTGGGAGCTGCTGTGTCACCACACACGCCTCTTCTACATGGTTCGGGCCCAGACTTGGAGCCAGGACATAGCGGAGGACCGCAGGAGCCTCCTGCACCTGAGCTCCAG aCTCAACGGGGCTCTTCGCCACGAGCAGAATTTTGCCAATCGCTTCCTCCCTGACAACGAGGCGGCCCAAGCCCTGGGCAAGAGCTGCTGGGAGGCCCTGGTCAGCCCCCTGGTGCAGAACGTCACCTCCCCCG atgagGATGGCATCAGCCCCATGGGCTGGCTGCTGGACCAGTACCTGGAGAGCCGGGATGCTGCCTACAACCCCCAGAGTCGCGCGGCTGCTTTCTCCTCACGGGTGCGCCGCCTCACCAACCTGCTGGTGCACGTGGAGCCCTGCGAGGCGTCCCCCA AGGGCAGAAACAGAAGCCATGACTGGAGCTCTCTGGCCACCCAGGGGCTTCCCAGCAGCATCATGAGAAACCTGACCCGTTGCTGGCAGGCCTTTGTGGAGGAGAAG gtGAACAGCTTTCTGACCTCACGCTGGCAGGATGATGACTTTGTGCCCCGCTACTGCGACCACTTTCACAATCTGCAGAAGTCGAGCTCCGAGCTGTTTGGGCCACGGGCGGCCTTCTTGCTGGCGCTGCAGAACGGCTGTGCCGGGGCCCTGCTGAGGCTCCCTTTCCTCAAAGCTGCCCAC GTGAGTGAGCAGTTTGCCCGGCACATTGACCAGTGTATCCGTGGCAGCCGGAATGGTGGGCCCCAGGGGATGCTGgcccagctacagcaatgcctggAAAGCGTTCTGATCTTCTCTGGTTTGGAGATCGCCACCACTTTCGAGCATTACTACCA GCACTACATGGTGGACCGTGTCTTTGCCGTGGGCTTCTCGAGCTGGCTGGAGGAGGTTGCACTGGATCAGATCGGCCCCTGCTTCCCCAACCGCCTCCCCCAGCAGATTTTTCGGAGCCTGAGCACCTCGGAGGAGCGGCAGCGCCAGTTCCACGTGTACCAGCTTCAGCGGCTTGATCAGCAACTCCTGAAGCTGGAGGGCACAGAGAGGAAGATCCAG GTGGGCTGTGAAGCCAGTGGCAGGGGGCACACAagagggaatggagaggaagCTGAGCTGGAGGTTGGGGTGGTGGCAGAGGCAGTAGCGGCGATAGCCGAAGAGGCCGAGAAGGAGGAGGATGACAACGAGGACGAGGACGACAACGAGGACCTCTACTATGAAGGGGCGATGCCGGAAATGTCTGTGCTCGTGCTGAACGGCTCACCCACTGGCTCCATCTGCCACCCGCTCAACCCCAGAACCTGCTTGCCCGCCTACCTGAGGGACACCTTGAACCGATACTCCAACTTCTACATCAAGA GTCACAGCTACCCTGCTCTAGAGCGGGGCCCACATCGGCGACTGCAGTGGACATGGCTGGGCCGGGCTGTGCTGCAGTTTGGGGACCAGACGCTGCAAGTGACCACCGTGCAGATGTGGCTGCTGCTGCATCTCAACGAGCTGCAGGTGGCCCAGCCCTCGCGCCTCCCTGCTCTCTCGCCTGGCCctcccctttcttcccttccccctccttgtTCCACCCCCTGGGGAAGCCCTCAtgcttccctcctcttttttttcttttcagggccacacctgcagcatatgaaagttctcaggctaggggttgaatcggagctgcagctgctggcctacaccacagccacagcggcgccgagctggatctgcaacctacaccacagctcttggcaatgccggatcccagacccactaagcaaggccagggatcaaacccacatcctcatggatactagttggatttgtttccgctgcaccacaatgggaaccttccctcctctttctaAGGCCGTCTCCGTGGAGCGTCTGCTGGCGCTGTCCGGGCTCTCTCCAGATGTGCTGAATTGGGCAATTAGACCTCTTGCCTCTTCAAGGGGCCCCCTGGAACTTCATGAGCCAAAGGACGCCCCAGGAG GGGTTCTCAGGATTCGAGATGACAGTGATGAACCCACACCGCGGAAGGGCAACGTGTGGCTCATCCCAGTTCCGACATACGTGAAAGCTGAGGACGAGGAGGTCcggaacttggagaagagacggAACCTCCTCAACTGCCTCATCGTCCGAATCCTCAAGGCCCACGGGGATGAGGGGCTGCACATTGACCAGCTTGTCTGCCTg GTGTTGAAGGCCTGGCACAAGGGCCCATGTCCTCCCAGGGGCTTGGTCAGCAGCCTTGGCAGCGGGTCCACCTGCAGGAGCACCGATGTTCTCTCCTGCATCCTGCACCTCCTGGGCAAGGGCACAGTGAGACGCCAGGACGACCGGCCCCAGATGCTGTCCTATGCGGTCCCCGTAACTGTGATGGAGCCTCACACTGAGTCCCTGAACCCAGGTGCCTCGGGCCCCAACCCACCCCTCACCTTCCACACCCTGCAGATCCGCTCCCGGGGCGTGCCCTACGCCTCCTGCACCGGCACCCAGAGCTTCTCTACCTTCCGGTAG
- the CUL7 gene encoding cullin-7 isoform X2, with translation MAGELHYREFRVPLGPGLHAYPDELIRQRVGRDGHPEYQIRWLILQRGDDGEGGSNQVDCKAEHILLWMSNDEIYANCHKMLDKDGRVIGPSQETAGEAGALDKSVLGEMETDVKSLIQRALRQLEECVGAIPPAPLIHTVHVLSAYASIEPLTGVFKDPRVLDLLMHMLSSPDYQIRWSAGRMIQALASHDAGTRTQILLSLSQQEAIEKHLDFDSRCALLALFAQATLSEHPMSFEGIQLPQVPGRLLFSLVKHYLHVTSLLDQLNDSAVEPGAQNSASEELSRERGRLELEFSMAMGTLISELVQAMRWDWASHRQRPSAQSSCSIFQPQLAGAGPGLPQAQATPSLRRSRRFRPRSGFTSGDTYALYVRDTLEPGMRVRMLDDYEEISAGDEGEFRQSNNGVPPVQVLWESTGRTYWVHWHMLQILGFEEDLEDVVEADEYQGAVGIGAGGVALPSWRWKPMTELYAVPYALPEDEDTTDSEHLSQAEWWELLFFIKKLDGPDHREVLQILQENLDEEILDDEILAELAVPTELAQELLLALPQRLDDSALRDLLSCRVYRKYGPETLAGQSVYPSVLEAQAQPQKSAVAARVEAKEASTQCHHTSLQSLVEGYGPAGKIFLDLERALRSEGPREGEVKPLLLQLQRHPQPFLALMRSLDTPAAANRALHLTVLRILMQLVDFPEALLLPWHEAMDTCMACLRSPDTDREVLQELILFLHRLASVSRDYAVVLNQLGARDAISKALEKHLGKLELAQELRDMVFKCEKHAHLYRKLTTNILGGCIQMVLGQIEDHRRTHRPINIPFFDVFLRYLCQGSSVEVKEDKCWEKVEVSSNPHRAGKLTDRNPKTYWESNGSTGSHHITLHMRQGVLVRQLALLVAGEDSSYMPARVVVFGGDSTTSLNTELNSVNVMPSARRVVLLENLNRFWPIIQIRIKRCQQGGIDTRIRGLEVLGPKPTFWPVFWELLCHHTRLFYMVRAQTWSQDIAEDRRSLLHLSSRLNGALRHEQNFANRFLPDNEAAQALGKSCWEALVSPLVQNVTSPDEDGISPMGWLLDQYLESRDAAYNPQSRAAAFSSRVRRLTNLLVHVEPCEASPKGRNRSHDWSSLATQGLPSSIMRNLTRCWQAFVEEKVNSFLTSRWQDDDFVPRYCDHFHNLQKSSSELFGPRAAFLLALQNGCAGALLRLPFLKAAHVSEQFARHIDQCIRGSRNGGPQGMLAQLQQCLESVLIFSGLEIATTFEHYYQHYMVDRVFAVGFSSWLEEVALDQIGPCFPNRLPQQIFRSLSTSEERQRQFHVYQLQRLDQQLLKLEGTERKIQVGCEASGRGHTRGNGEEAELEVGVVAEAVAAIAEEAEKEEDDNEDEDDNEDLYYEGAMPEMSVLVLNGSPTGSICHPLNPRTCLPAYLRDTLNRYSNFYIKSHSYPALERGPHRRLQWTWLGRAVLQFGDQTLQVTTVQMWLLLHLNELQAVSVERLLALSGLSPDVLNWAIRPLASSRGPLELHEPKDAPGGVLRIRDDSDEPTPRKGNVWLIPVPTYVKAEDEEVRNLEKRRNLLNCLIVRILKAHGDEGLHIDQLVCLVLKAWHKGPCPPRGLVSSLGSGSTCRSTDVLSCILHLLGKGTVRRQDDRPQMLSYAVPVTVMEPHTESLNPGASGPNPPLTFHTLQIRSRGVPYASCTGTQSFSTFR, from the exons ATGGCGGGGGAACTCCACTACAGGGAATTCAGGGTGCCCTTAGGGCCAGGCTTGCATGCCTATCCGGATGAGCTGATCCGCCAGCGAGTGGGCCGTGATGGGCATCCTGAGTACCAGATCCGCTGGCTCATCCTCCAGCGCGGGGATGATGGGGAAGGGGGCTCCAACCAAGTGGACTGCAAGGCAGAGCACATCCTGCTGTGGATGTCCAATGACGAGATCTATGCCAACTGCCACAAGATGCTGGACAAGGACGGCCGGGTCATCGGGCCTTCACAGGAGACAGCCGGGGAGGCTGGAGCCCTGGACAAATCAGTGCTGGGGGAGATGGAAACCGATGTGAAGTCGCTGATTCAGAGGGCCCTAAGGCAGCTGGAGGAATGTGTAGGCGCCATCCCTCCTGCTCCTCTGATTCACACTGTCCATGTGCTCAGTGCCTATGCCAGCATTGAGCCCCTCACGGGGGTCTTCAAAGATCCAAGGGTCCTGGACTTGCTCATGCACATGCTCAGTAGTCCTGATTATCAAATTCGCTGGAGCGCAGGCCGAATGATACAAGCCCTGGCTTCCCATGATGCTG GGACCCGGACCCAGATCCTCCTGTCACTGAGCCAGCAAGAGGCCATTGAGAAACACCTGGATTTTGATAGCCGCTGTGCTCTGCTCGCTCTGTTTGCACAGGCCACGCTCTCTGAACACCCCATGTCTTTCGAGGGCATTCAGCTGCCACAG GTCCCAGGAAGGCTGCTCTTCTCCCTGGTGAAGCACTATTTGCACGTCACCTCTCTCCTGGATCAGTTGAATGACAGTGCCGTGGAACCAGGAGCCCAGAACTCTGCTTCCGAGGAGTTGAGCAGGGAGAGGGGTCGGCTGGAGCTGGAATTCAGCATGGCCATGGGCACCCTCATCTCCGAGCTGGTACAGGCCATGCGCTGGGACTGGGCCTCCCACAGACAGAGGCCCTCAGCCCAGTCCTCCTGTTCCATCTTCCAGCCCCAGCTGGCAGGCGCAGGCCCAGGGCTCCCACAGGCCCAGGCCACGCCCTCCCTCAGGAGGTCAAGGCGGTTTCGCCCTCGCTCTGGGTTCACAAGTGGTGATACCTATGCCTTATATGTGCGGGACACGCTGGAGCCAGGGATGCGCGTGCGGATGCTGGATGACTACGAGGAGATCAGCGCCGGGGACGAGGGCGAGTTCCGGCAGAGCAACAACGGTGTACCCCCAGTGCAG GTGTTGTGGGAGTCGACAGGCCGTACCTACTGGGTCCACTGGCACATGCTGCAGATCCTGGGCTTTGAGGAAGACCTTGAGGACGTGGTTGAGGCTGATGAGTACCAGGGGGCAGTGGGCATTGGAGCCGGGGGTGTAG ccctgccctcctggaggtgGAAGCCCATGACCGAGCTCTATGCTGTGCCCTACGCGCTGCCTGAGGATGAGGACACCACGGATAGTGAACACCTGAGCCAGGCAGAGTGGTGGGAGCTCCTCTTCTTCATCAAGAAGCTGGATGGACCTGACCATCGGGAGGTTCTCCAGATCCTGCAGGAGAACCTGGATGAGGAG ATTCTGGATGATGAGATCCTGGCTGAGCTGGCCGTGCCCACGGAGttggcccaggaactgctgcTGGCTCTGCCACAGCGACTCGATGACAGCGCTCTCAGAGACCTGCTCAGCTGCCGTGTCTACAGGAAGTACGGGCCCGAGACCCTGGCTGGGCAGTCGGTCTACCCATCCGTGCTGGAAGCCCAGGCCCAGCCTCAGAAATCGGCAGTTGCAGCCAGAGTGGAAG CAAAAGAAGCCTCAACTCAGTGCCATCACACTTCCCTGCAGAGTCTGGTGGAGGGTTATGGTCCTGCTGGGAAGATCTTCCTGGATCTGGAGCGAGCCCTCCGCTCAGAGGGACCCCGAGAGGGTGAGGTCAAGCCActcctgctgcagctgcagcggcATCCCCAGCCCTTCCTCGCGCTGATGCGGAGCCTCGACACTCCAGCCGCAGCCAACAGGGCCCTGCACCTCACTGTCCTGAG AATCCTGATGCAGCTGGTGGACTTTCCTGAGGCACTGCTGCTCCCCTGGCATGAGGCCATGGACACCTGCATGGCCTGCCTGCGGTCCCCAGACACTGACCGAGAG gtgctCCAGGAGCTGATCCTCTTCCTGCACCGCCTGGCCTCGGTGAGCAGGGACTACGCCGTGGTGCTGAATCAGCTGGGAGCCCGCGATGCCATCTCCAAGGCCCTGGAAAAGCACCTGGGAAAGCTGGAGCTGGCTCAGGAGCTGCGGGACATGGTGTTCAAGTGTGAGAAGCACGCGCACCTCTACCGGAAACTCACCACCAACATCCTGGGAGGCTGTATCCAG ATGGTGCTGGGCCAGATCGAAGACCACAGACGCACCCACCGCCCCATCAACATCCCCTTCTTTGACGTGTTCCTCAGATATCTGTGCCAGG GCTCCAGTGTGGAGGTGAAGGAGGACAAGTGCTGGGAGAAGGTGGAGGTGTCCTCCAACCCTCACCGGGCCGGCAAACTGACCGACCGCAACCCCAAGACCTACTGGGAGTCCAACGGCAGCACCGGCTCCCACCACATCACCTTGCACATGCGCCAGGGCGTCCTCGTCAG GCAGCTGGCTCTGCTGGTGGCTGGCGAAGACTCGAGTTACATGCCCGCCAGGGTGGTGGTTTTTGGGGGCGACAGCACCACCTCTCTTAACACAGAACTCAACTCG GTCAATGTAATGCCCTCCGCCAGACGGGTGGTCCTCCTGGAGAACCTGAACCGCTTCTGGCCCATCATCCAGATCCGCATAAAGCGCTGCCAGCAG GGTGGCATCGACACACGCATTCGGGGGTTGGAAGTCCTGGGCCCCAAGCCCACATTCTGGCCTGTGTTCTGGGAGCTGCTGTGTCACCACACACGCCTCTTCTACATGGTTCGGGCCCAGACTTGGAGCCAGGACATAGCGGAGGACCGCAGGAGCCTCCTGCACCTGAGCTCCAG aCTCAACGGGGCTCTTCGCCACGAGCAGAATTTTGCCAATCGCTTCCTCCCTGACAACGAGGCGGCCCAAGCCCTGGGCAAGAGCTGCTGGGAGGCCCTGGTCAGCCCCCTGGTGCAGAACGTCACCTCCCCCG atgagGATGGCATCAGCCCCATGGGCTGGCTGCTGGACCAGTACCTGGAGAGCCGGGATGCTGCCTACAACCCCCAGAGTCGCGCGGCTGCTTTCTCCTCACGGGTGCGCCGCCTCACCAACCTGCTGGTGCACGTGGAGCCCTGCGAGGCGTCCCCCA AGGGCAGAAACAGAAGCCATGACTGGAGCTCTCTGGCCACCCAGGGGCTTCCCAGCAGCATCATGAGAAACCTGACCCGTTGCTGGCAGGCCTTTGTGGAGGAGAAG gtGAACAGCTTTCTGACCTCACGCTGGCAGGATGATGACTTTGTGCCCCGCTACTGCGACCACTTTCACAATCTGCAGAAGTCGAGCTCCGAGCTGTTTGGGCCACGGGCGGCCTTCTTGCTGGCGCTGCAGAACGGCTGTGCCGGGGCCCTGCTGAGGCTCCCTTTCCTCAAAGCTGCCCAC GTGAGTGAGCAGTTTGCCCGGCACATTGACCAGTGTATCCGTGGCAGCCGGAATGGTGGGCCCCAGGGGATGCTGgcccagctacagcaatgcctggAAAGCGTTCTGATCTTCTCTGGTTTGGAGATCGCCACCACTTTCGAGCATTACTACCA GCACTACATGGTGGACCGTGTCTTTGCCGTGGGCTTCTCGAGCTGGCTGGAGGAGGTTGCACTGGATCAGATCGGCCCCTGCTTCCCCAACCGCCTCCCCCAGCAGATTTTTCGGAGCCTGAGCACCTCGGAGGAGCGGCAGCGCCAGTTCCACGTGTACCAGCTTCAGCGGCTTGATCAGCAACTCCTGAAGCTGGAGGGCACAGAGAGGAAGATCCAG GTGGGCTGTGAAGCCAGTGGCAGGGGGCACACAagagggaatggagaggaagCTGAGCTGGAGGTTGGGGTGGTGGCAGAGGCAGTAGCGGCGATAGCCGAAGAGGCCGAGAAGGAGGAGGATGACAACGAGGACGAGGACGACAACGAGGACCTCTACTATGAAGGGGCGATGCCGGAAATGTCTGTGCTCGTGCTGAACGGCTCACCCACTGGCTCCATCTGCCACCCGCTCAACCCCAGAACCTGCTTGCCCGCCTACCTGAGGGACACCTTGAACCGATACTCCAACTTCTACATCAAGA GTCACAGCTACCCTGCTCTAGAGCGGGGCCCACATCGGCGACTGCAGTGGACATGGCTGGGCCGGGCTGTGCTGCAGTTTGGGGACCAGACGCTGCAAGTGACCACCGTGCAGATGTGGCTGCTGCTGCATCTCAACGAGCTGCAG GCCGTCTCCGTGGAGCGTCTGCTGGCGCTGTCCGGGCTCTCTCCAGATGTGCTGAATTGGGCAATTAGACCTCTTGCCTCTTCAAGGGGCCCCCTGGAACTTCATGAGCCAAAGGACGCCCCAGGAG GGGTTCTCAGGATTCGAGATGACAGTGATGAACCCACACCGCGGAAGGGCAACGTGTGGCTCATCCCAGTTCCGACATACGTGAAAGCTGAGGACGAGGAGGTCcggaacttggagaagagacggAACCTCCTCAACTGCCTCATCGTCCGAATCCTCAAGGCCCACGGGGATGAGGGGCTGCACATTGACCAGCTTGTCTGCCTg GTGTTGAAGGCCTGGCACAAGGGCCCATGTCCTCCCAGGGGCTTGGTCAGCAGCCTTGGCAGCGGGTCCACCTGCAGGAGCACCGATGTTCTCTCCTGCATCCTGCACCTCCTGGGCAAGGGCACAGTGAGACGCCAGGACGACCGGCCCCAGATGCTGTCCTATGCGGTCCCCGTAACTGTGATGGAGCCTCACACTGAGTCCCTGAACCCAGGTGCCTCGGGCCCCAACCCACCCCTCACCTTCCACACCCTGCAGATCCGCTCCCGGGGCGTGCCCTACGCCTCCTGCACCGGCACCCAGAGCTTCTCTACCTTCCGGTAG